In Puniceicoccales bacterium, the following proteins share a genomic window:
- a CDS encoding ribonucleoside-diphosphate reductase subunit alpha, whose product MVVRDRLCEDLAIKNFVATPSDMKPNFDWASVVRNDVLGPNQTFAEEIANKVGGAITDLMLATSNDEIFSEKNRSLVANVVRQVCAEVSDDEDVNIHDIISDVLVRNSFHDIARCFLMKCAYVNDRALDTDMDIVDVKLIRRNGKIVPWNRFKVEHAVRRAFLAQCCDPAPSRVISENVTERVISSGMKFIHIEQVQDLVQEELMKSGNFKIAEAYILYRAERAKLRNGDNRESVVSYGQDTLQGAMILVKMADGSVVFWDGSDLRERISFARIGLDFAIGSEEIMTALRDNIPGELSEVELERHILSNACKLVRKDPNFSVFASRLSLSYLYQNIFGWNPLDKDIGNLRRLHRDYFVRYISRAVALGLLDDDMLTYDLPKLADCLSISADMDFDIVATMSLTDNYLLRDSNTGKLLETPQILWMRVAMGVFLKEEIDRDDKAIALYNLFKDRMFCLSEQALYFAGTRNAQMMSDYIYSVSDDIESILNKCVIESALISRLGGNLGGSWSAIRGSGSKIKGTRGVTNGVIPFLQLHKHQLSIMTSGAGNMVGIGCVSCEIWHSDIFDFIGFSKEKSKSSDCDRLNTSVLIPDLFLRRLKEQKSWTLFKVDDAKALIKTYGAEFEVEYEKLECLAKENKIWSKVIKANELWFALLRNMFETGNPRILFKDTCNVSDMTSGCVQSAGLCQSVLLPAGDDRSIACGSGSVVISRYVDDNGDVDFPRLRKDMEICIRAMDSMIDANYFPTESSVAMTRAYRPIGLGMTGLQNALYKLNYEFDSDEAVEFASLCARKILLFAMDISCELAREKGRFDKFECSLWGKHRLPFDFYEYNARFDAGDNEMIRHIRETMDNSGLRNCSLLAYSTEERVSKLMGCFPGIYPATKNIFKKSYGGGDVLLFVNPAMVKTLKQEDIWTDDIFEQICYFDGEIAAIDEIPDDIKAKFKTAYSIDTEKLIKMYKNLQIWVDQGIAVRLYLGSSDINKISHMYIKCWESGIKSICELKSSAPPRPNLPNQTNTGGSNIAMSMLQNYLYTI is encoded by the coding sequence ATGGTTGTAAGAGATAGATTATGTGAGGATTTGGCCATTAAGAATTTTGTTGCCACACCAAGCGATATGAAGCCGAATTTCGATTGGGCTTCGGTGGTACGCAACGATGTATTGGGGCCAAATCAAACCTTTGCAGAGGAAATTGCTAACAAAGTCGGCGGTGCAATAACCGACCTTATGCTAGCCACAAGCAATGATGAAATTTTTTCTGAAAAAAATAGATCGCTGGTGGCCAATGTGGTGCGTCAGGTATGTGCAGAGGTTTCTGATGATGAAGATGTTAATATTCATGATATTATTTCTGATGTGCTGGTGCGGAATTCCTTCCATGACATCGCTAGATGTTTTTTGATGAAGTGTGCCTATGTTAATGACAGGGCACTGGACACGGACATGGATATTGTCGATGTGAAATTGATAAGAAGGAACGGTAAGATTGTTCCTTGGAATAGGTTCAAAGTGGAACATGCCGTACGAAGAGCATTTTTGGCTCAATGCTGTGATCCGGCGCCGTCGAGGGTTATTTCAGAAAATGTCACAGAACGTGTAATTTCATCGGGTATGAAATTTATCCACATCGAACAGGTTCAGGATTTGGTCCAGGAAGAGCTGATGAAAAGTGGTAATTTCAAGATTGCCGAAGCCTATATTTTATATCGAGCCGAGAGAGCTAAGCTGCGCAATGGCGACAATAGGGAATCTGTTGTGTCCTACGGCCAGGATACATTGCAAGGTGCGATGATTCTTGTAAAAATGGCCGATGGGTCGGTTGTCTTTTGGGACGGTAGCGATCTCCGCGAAAGAATTAGTTTTGCCAGGATTGGACTGGATTTTGCAATTGGGTCCGAGGAAATAATGACAGCTCTTAGAGACAATATCCCCGGGGAATTATCCGAGGTAGAGCTGGAAAGGCATATTTTGTCAAATGCCTGCAAATTGGTAAGAAAAGATCCAAATTTTTCCGTGTTTGCTTCAAGGTTATCCTTGTCCTATTTATACCAGAACATCTTTGGGTGGAATCCATTGGACAAAGATATCGGAAATCTACGTAGGCTACATCGGGATTATTTTGTCCGATACATCTCCAGGGCTGTTGCACTGGGATTGCTTGACGATGACATGCTAACCTATGATCTGCCGAAACTCGCTGATTGCCTTTCAATTAGTGCTGACATGGATTTCGATATAGTTGCGACCATGTCGTTGACCGATAACTATCTTCTTAGGGATTCCAACACTGGTAAATTGCTTGAAACACCCCAGATACTTTGGATGCGGGTTGCCATGGGTGTTTTCCTAAAGGAAGAAATCGACCGAGATGACAAGGCGATAGCGTTGTACAATTTATTCAAAGATAGGATGTTTTGTCTATCGGAACAGGCGCTGTATTTCGCCGGCACCAGGAATGCTCAGATGATGTCTGACTACATATATTCTGTCAGCGATGATATTGAAAGCATTCTGAATAAATGTGTTATCGAAAGTGCATTGATTTCGAGATTGGGTGGTAATCTGGGTGGGTCCTGGAGTGCCATAAGAGGAAGTGGTAGTAAAATTAAAGGGACAAGAGGCGTTACGAACGGTGTTATTCCTTTTCTACAGCTACATAAACATCAGCTTTCCATTATGACCAGTGGTGCTGGCAATATGGTGGGAATTGGTTGTGTTAGCTGTGAAATATGGCACTCGGATATATTCGACTTCATTGGATTTAGCAAGGAAAAGTCCAAGTCATCGGACTGCGATAGGTTGAATACTTCGGTACTGATTCCGGATCTGTTTCTGCGAAGGCTAAAGGAACAAAAATCATGGACCTTGTTTAAAGTTGATGATGCCAAGGCACTTATAAAGACCTATGGGGCTGAGTTTGAAGTGGAATACGAAAAACTAGAATGCCTGGCGAAGGAGAATAAAATTTGGAGTAAGGTTATAAAGGCCAATGAGTTATGGTTTGCGTTACTCAGAAATATGTTTGAGACCGGAAATCCAAGAATATTGTTTAAAGACACCTGCAATGTATCCGATATGACATCGGGATGTGTCCAGAGCGCCGGTCTGTGCCAATCGGTGCTTTTGCCGGCCGGTGATGACAGATCGATTGCCTGTGGTTCCGGATCGGTGGTTATATCCAGGTATGTCGATGATAACGGTGATGTTGATTTTCCCAGGCTTCGTAAAGACATGGAAATATGCATTCGGGCAATGGATTCGATGATCGATGCCAACTATTTCCCCACCGAAAGCTCGGTGGCCATGACCAGGGCCTATAGACCTATTGGCCTGGGCATGACAGGTCTGCAGAATGCGTTATATAAATTGAATTATGAATTCGACTCGGATGAGGCCGTAGAATTTGCCTCTTTGTGTGCGCGCAAAATACTACTTTTTGCCATGGATATATCCTGCGAACTGGCCAGGGAAAAGGGCAGATTCGACAAATTTGAGTGTTCTCTCTGGGGAAAACACAGGTTACCATTCGATTTTTACGAGTATAACGCCAGGTTTGATGCGGGAGATAACGAAATGATCAGACATATCAGGGAAACTATGGATAACTCTGGTCTGAGAAATTGTTCCCTGTTGGCCTATTCCACCGAGGAACGGGTATCAAAACTGATGGGATGTTTCCCTGGCATATATCCGGCAACGAAGAACATATTCAAAAAGTCCTACGGTGGCGGTGATGTGCTTTTGTTCGTTAACCCTGCCATGGTGAAGACCTTGAAACAAGAGGATATTTGGACCGATGATATTTTTGAGCAGATCTGTTATTTCGATGGTGAAATCGCAGCCATCGACGAAATTCCAGATGATATAAAAGCAAAATTCAAAACAGCCTACTCCATTGATACCGAGAAATTGATAAAAATGTATAAAAATCTTCAGATCTGGGTCGATCAGGGCATAGCAGTTAGGTTGTACTTGGGCAGCAGCGACATAAATAAAATTTCCCATATGTATATCAAATGCTGGGAAAGCGGAATAAAATCCATTTGCGAGTTAAAATCCAGTGCGCCACCTAGGCCCAATTTGCCAAACCAGACCAATACCGGTGGTTCGAATATTGCCATGAGTATGCTTCAGAACTACCTATATACCATATAA